The genomic region ACGGAGGCGACGATCAGCTCGACGCCGAGCTCGGCCGCGCGCCGGTCGCGCAGCTCGATGGCTTCGGGGAAGTTGTGCCCCGTGTCCACGTGCAGCAGGGGGAACGGGATGGGGCCGGGCCAGAACGCCTTCTGGGCCAGCCGCACCAGCACCGTGGAGTCCTTGCCGCCGGAGAAGAGGAGGACGGGGCGCTCGAACTCCGCCGCCGCCTCGCGCAGCACGTAGACGGCTTCGGACTCCAGCGCGTCCAGGTGGCTGGGGCGGTGGAGGCGCGGCACGTCCTGGGCGGGCGCGAGCGCTTCGGCTTCCGGTGCGGGGGTCATGCGTCCTCTGGGCGGGTCGGGCGGGGAGCGGCGGGGTGCACTGCGCCCACGACCCAACGTCGCCAATCGGCGGGGCTGGAGCAACCCCCCGCGCCCGTTTCAGGGGCGCGGCGGCGCTTCACGGTGCGGGCTCGCCCCACCGCTCCTTGAAGCCGCGGATCTCGTCGGGCGAATAGAAGTGGCGCGTGTAGCGGGCCGAGTACACCGTGTCCAGCACGGAGGCCGGAACGCGGATCTTCTCCTTGGCCTCGCGATAGCTGCCGCGATAGGCGTGCTGCTCCCCGGCGTTGGCGTGCGGGATGGCGGCGGGGCGCACGCGGAGCCCGTAGAAGGCGCTCACCGCCTCGGGGAGCCGCGCGAAGCTCTCCTGCCGGATCAGCAGGAGCCGCGCCTCCTCCCCCTCGTAGATCTGCCAGCCGCGCGCCTGGTCGAAGGGCTCGGCGAAGATGTCGATCCCCATCGTCTCCTTCACGTTCGCGTCGAACCACGCGTCGAGCTCCCACCAGTGGGCGCCGGCCATGAGTCCGCGCGCGGCCGGCTTTTCGTCCAGCAGCCGCGCCAGCGCCGCCTCGAAGGCTACGGGCTCGGTGCT from Longimicrobium sp. harbors:
- a CDS encoding phosphoadenosine phosphosulfate reductase family protein, coding for MTPAPEAEALAPAQDVPRLHRPSHLDALESEAVYVLREAAAEFERPVLLFSGGKDSTVLVRLAQKAFWPGPIPFPLLHVDTGHNFPEAIELRDRRAAELGVELIVASV
- a CDS encoding putative capsular polysaccharide synthesis family protein, which translates into the protein MTDRAGGIRGALAGGLQRLAERVGREPALDDLHLVHTIPKTGTYTLLEFIQNLGLRAEIRGTNHQLGLRRSAEAWERDRRSRGFLAGAGWDRGRMNERWAVHLHLRAAARDAGFVPPRKAHVISSTREPVGRRLSGAFFRSRKSTEPVAFEAALARLLDEKPAARGLMAGAHWWELDAWFDANVKETMGIDIFAEPFDQARGWQIYEGEEARLLLIRQESFARLPEAVSAFYGLRVRPAAIPHANAGEQHAYRGSYREAKEKIRVPASVLDTVYSARYTRHFYSPDEIRGFKERWGEPAP